A single genomic interval of Streptomyces graminofaciens harbors:
- a CDS encoding MarR family winged helix-turn-helix transcriptional regulator has protein sequence MTNTPADEAPRWLDEEERRAWLGLVGIMRRLEHALDTQLRDEGLTHFEYGVMAALSESPQRELRMSALAAYAEGSLSRLSQVVARLERKGYVHRRPDPADGRYTLATLTDEGYAKIVSAAPAHVAEVRRLVFDPLTKAQVKQLGHVGQRILHAIDPEHGDGDHRRDPSR, from the coding sequence ATGACGAACACCCCGGCTGACGAGGCGCCCCGCTGGCTTGACGAGGAGGAGCGCCGCGCCTGGCTCGGCCTTGTCGGCATCATGCGGCGGCTGGAACACGCACTCGACACGCAACTGCGCGACGAAGGGCTGACGCACTTCGAGTACGGGGTGATGGCGGCGCTGTCGGAGTCGCCGCAGCGGGAACTGCGCATGAGCGCCCTCGCGGCGTACGCCGAGGGCTCACTCTCCCGTCTTTCCCAGGTCGTGGCCCGCCTCGAACGCAAGGGGTACGTCCACCGCCGCCCAGATCCGGCCGACGGCCGCTACACCCTGGCCACCCTGACCGACGAGGGGTACGCGAAGATCGTCAGCGCTGCTCCCGCCCACGTCGCGGAAGTGCGCCGACTGGTATTCGACCCATTGACCAAGGCACAGGTCAAACAACTCGGCCACGTCGGCCAGCGCATCCTGCACGCCATCGACCCCGAGCACGGCGACGGCGACCACCGCCGAGACCCCTCACGCTGA
- a CDS encoding SDR family NAD(P)-dependent oxidoreductase, which yields MTTQHTPRTAVVTGAGSRRGIGRATAHALAAAGYHIAVLDLDKEAAEDAAREVAARHGTEALGLAADVTDADAVDAAVGAVEAALAPIGALVNNAGITSPTPFLDVTPAEWDRIFEVNVRGSFVVTHRVASGMAERGFGRIVFLSSVSAERGGGVFGGVAYSAAKAALLGFARALARELGPSGITVNSVAPGLIDTDITQGKLDEERKAAMIADVPVRRIGGVEDVADVIAFLARPESGYLTGVTYDVNGGSHIH from the coding sequence ATGACCACCCAGCACACCCCCCGCACCGCCGTCGTCACCGGGGCGGGCTCCCGTCGCGGCATCGGACGCGCCACCGCGCACGCCCTGGCCGCCGCCGGCTACCACATCGCCGTCCTCGACCTGGACAAGGAGGCCGCCGAGGACGCCGCCCGGGAGGTCGCCGCTCGGCACGGTACGGAGGCTTTGGGCCTTGCGGCGGACGTCACCGACGCCGACGCCGTCGACGCCGCCGTCGGGGCGGTCGAAGCGGCGCTCGCGCCGATCGGCGCCCTGGTCAACAACGCGGGGATCACGTCCCCGACCCCCTTCCTCGACGTCACCCCGGCCGAGTGGGACCGGATCTTCGAGGTCAACGTCCGCGGCAGCTTCGTGGTCACCCACCGCGTGGCTTCCGGGATGGCCGAGCGGGGATTCGGCCGCATCGTCTTCCTGTCGTCCGTCTCGGCCGAACGCGGAGGCGGGGTCTTCGGGGGAGTGGCCTATTCCGCCGCCAAGGCCGCCCTGCTGGGCTTCGCCCGGGCCCTCGCCCGCGAACTCGGCCCGTCCGGAATCACGGTCAACTCCGTCGCGCCGGGCCTGATCGACACCGACATCACCCAGGGCAAGCTGGACGAGGAGCGCAAGGCGGCGATGATCGCGGACGTTCCGGTACGCCGTATCGGCGGTGTCGAGGACGTGGCTGACGTCATCGCGTTCCTGGCCCGGCCCGAGTCGGGCTACCTCACCGGCGTGACGTACGACGTCAACGGCGGATCCCACATCCACTGA
- a CDS encoding transketolase family protein: protein MNTSASTRTEPTPTGAPKRRLTTSAMIASIAEEGQRTTKAPFGHALARLADERPDVVGLSADLAKYTDMHVFREAHPDRFFQMGMAEQVMLGAAAGLAEVGLTPFASTYSVFATRRAYDFLCLDIAEPQLNVNVVGALPGLTTGYGPSHQATEDLAILRGMPGLTIVDPADSVDIEQAVPALAAHPGPTYMRLLRGTVPTVLDEYDYRFELGRAAQLRDGRDVLFISTGLMTVRALTAAQELAHDHIDVAVLHVPTIKPFDRETVLREASKGRLVVTLENHSVVGGLAESVASCLAFAQQSARMVPIGLPDEFLAAGALPTLHDRYGLSVAAIKERVRREL, encoded by the coding sequence ATGAACACCTCCGCGTCGACTCGGACCGAGCCCACGCCGACCGGGGCTCCGAAGCGCAGGCTCACCACGTCCGCGATGATCGCCTCGATCGCCGAAGAGGGGCAGCGCACCACCAAGGCACCCTTCGGACACGCACTGGCCCGGCTCGCCGACGAACGCCCCGACGTGGTCGGTCTCTCCGCGGACCTGGCCAAGTACACCGACATGCACGTCTTCCGCGAAGCTCACCCCGATCGCTTCTTCCAGATGGGCATGGCGGAACAGGTGATGCTGGGTGCGGCAGCGGGGCTGGCCGAGGTGGGCCTGACCCCGTTTGCCTCCACCTACTCCGTCTTCGCCACCCGCCGCGCCTACGACTTCCTGTGCCTCGACATCGCCGAGCCGCAGCTGAACGTCAACGTCGTCGGCGCCCTGCCCGGTCTGACGACCGGCTACGGACCCAGCCACCAGGCGACCGAGGACCTGGCGATCCTGCGCGGTATGCCCGGCCTGACGATCGTGGACCCCGCGGACTCGGTGGACATCGAACAGGCCGTGCCGGCGCTGGCCGCGCACCCCGGGCCCACCTACATGCGGCTGCTGCGCGGGACCGTACCCACCGTCCTGGACGAGTACGACTACCGGTTCGAACTCGGCAGGGCTGCCCAACTACGCGACGGCCGCGACGTGTTGTTCATCTCCACCGGACTGATGACGGTACGCGCCCTGACCGCGGCCCAGGAACTCGCGCACGACCACATCGATGTCGCCGTCCTCCATGTGCCGACGATCAAGCCGTTCGACCGCGAGACGGTGCTGCGGGAGGCCTCGAAAGGACGCCTCGTGGTGACGCTCGAGAACCACAGTGTCGTCGGTGGCCTCGCCGAGTCCGTGGCCTCGTGCCTTGCCTTCGCCCAGCAGTCGGCGCGCATGGTCCCGATCGGCCTGCCGGACGAGTTCCTCGCCGCGGGTGCGCTGCCGACGCTCCACGACCGCTACGGCCTCTCCGTCGCGGCGATCAAGGAACGCGTCCGCCGTGAACTGTGA
- a CDS encoding transketolase, with amino-acid sequence MLSTQAPGTADPSTRRVSALQDSAHRIRMHALDMGETQGQGYIGQALGVADILAVVYRDVLNHRPAEPDWPQRDRFLLSIGHYAIALYAALAEAGVLDVGELATYGSDDSRLPMSGMASYTPGMEISGGSLGHGLGVATGMALGLRHQGSDARVYNLLSDGELDEGSTWEAALACAHHGLDNVTAIVDVNALQADGPTKGVLRTEPVTAKWEAFGWHAVRVDGNDIEALVAAFDDLRGHRGSPAVLICDTRIGCGVPMLETREKAHFMRVEEHEWQLARAQLTERHFNRPTSDRARTQEEGLAR; translated from the coding sequence GTGCTCTCCACTCAGGCACCCGGAACAGCGGATCCGTCCACCCGGCGCGTCAGCGCCCTGCAGGACTCCGCCCACCGCATCCGTATGCACGCGCTGGACATGGGGGAGACCCAGGGCCAGGGATACATCGGACAGGCACTGGGCGTGGCCGACATCCTGGCCGTCGTCTACCGGGACGTCCTCAACCACCGTCCCGCCGAGCCGGACTGGCCGCAGCGCGACCGGTTCCTGCTGTCGATCGGCCACTACGCGATCGCCCTGTACGCGGCGCTCGCCGAGGCCGGCGTGCTGGACGTCGGCGAACTCGCCACCTACGGCAGCGACGACTCGCGCCTGCCCATGTCGGGCATGGCCTCCTACACGCCCGGCATGGAGATCTCCGGCGGTTCACTGGGCCACGGCCTGGGCGTCGCCACCGGCATGGCGCTCGGCCTGCGCCACCAGGGCAGCGACGCACGCGTCTACAACCTGCTCTCCGACGGCGAACTGGACGAGGGCTCCACCTGGGAGGCGGCACTTGCCTGCGCCCACCACGGCCTGGACAACGTCACCGCCATCGTCGACGTCAACGCCCTGCAGGCGGACGGCCCCACCAAGGGCGTACTGCGCACCGAGCCGGTCACGGCCAAGTGGGAGGCGTTCGGCTGGCATGCCGTCCGCGTGGACGGCAACGACATCGAGGCACTCGTCGCTGCCTTCGACGACCTGCGCGGGCACCGCGGTTCACCGGCGGTGCTGATCTGCGACACCCGGATCGGCTGCGGCGTACCGATGCTGGAGACGCGGGAGAAGGCGCATTTCATGCGCGTCGAAGAGCACGAATGGCAGCTCGCGCGCGCTCAGTTGACGGAGCGTCACTTCAATCGACCCACATCCGACCGCGCCCGCACCCAGGAAGAGGGACTCGCCCGATGA
- a CDS encoding MFS transporter, with product MAEAKAPHQAPQGSPERLRVAVGCGVGATIETYDFIGFGTAAALYFGDVFFPDSDPLSATLLSFATLGIGFAARPLGGIVAGHLGDRVGRKPVLVGSLLLMGVATVLIGCLPTYQMVGIWAPVLLVVVRVIQGLAFGAEWGGAILMTFEHAPWRRRGLYTGITQAGFPVGLLLANLAFLFSRHTLDDTWAWRVPFLLSAVLIAVGIFIRLRIDESPQFEALKESGEVVKNPLLEVIREDWRNVLRAFCLRITETAGYAVSVTFVLSYLDDGDAPDVTSTTTLTALVTAAAVGIAATTLWGRLSDRTGRRPVYLLGCAVSLAWGIPLFLLVNTEAASLVLLAFLISYAVCQNSLAGVQGAWFCELFATRTRTAGTSLAYQLSAVVSGFTPMIATALYSATGWTGPAVLFSCYGLLGLVAALVTRETWGPEERREAGRAMTAVAEPALPTAH from the coding sequence ATGGCTGAGGCCAAGGCGCCGCACCAGGCGCCGCAGGGATCGCCCGAGCGTCTGAGAGTCGCCGTCGGATGCGGCGTGGGCGCGACCATCGAGACGTACGACTTCATCGGCTTCGGAACGGCCGCCGCTCTTTACTTCGGGGACGTGTTCTTCCCGGACTCCGACCCGCTCTCCGCCACCCTGCTGTCCTTCGCGACCCTGGGGATCGGCTTCGCGGCGCGGCCGCTGGGCGGCATCGTCGCAGGTCACCTCGGGGACCGCGTCGGCCGCAAGCCCGTCCTGGTCGGATCGCTGCTGCTGATGGGCGTCGCGACGGTGTTGATCGGGTGTCTGCCGACTTATCAGATGGTCGGGATCTGGGCGCCGGTCCTGCTGGTCGTCGTCCGCGTGATCCAGGGGCTCGCCTTCGGCGCCGAATGGGGTGGCGCCATCCTGATGACCTTCGAGCACGCCCCCTGGCGGCGGCGCGGTCTGTACACGGGCATCACCCAGGCCGGGTTCCCGGTCGGTCTGCTGCTCGCCAACCTCGCCTTCCTGTTCAGCCGGCACACCTTGGACGACACCTGGGCCTGGCGTGTGCCGTTCCTGCTCAGTGCCGTCCTGATCGCAGTGGGCATCTTCATCCGGCTCAGGATCGACGAATCACCCCAGTTCGAGGCGCTCAAGGAGTCCGGCGAGGTCGTCAAGAACCCGCTGCTGGAGGTGATCCGGGAGGACTGGCGCAACGTGCTGCGGGCGTTCTGTCTGCGCATCACGGAGACCGCCGGATACGCCGTCTCGGTCACCTTCGTCCTCTCCTACCTGGACGACGGCGACGCCCCCGACGTCACCAGCACCACCACACTCACCGCCCTGGTGACCGCCGCGGCCGTCGGCATCGCCGCCACCACGCTCTGGGGCCGCCTGTCGGACCGGACAGGCCGCCGCCCGGTGTACCTGCTGGGCTGCGCGGTGAGCCTCGCCTGGGGCATCCCGCTCTTCCTGCTCGTCAACACCGAAGCCGCCTCCCTCGTCCTGCTCGCCTTCCTGATCAGCTACGCCGTCTGCCAGAACTCGCTGGCCGGCGTCCAAGGAGCCTGGTTCTGCGAGCTGTTCGCCACCAGGACCCGCACCGCCGGAACGTCCCTGGCCTACCAACTGTCCGCGGTGGTCTCCGGGTTTACGCCCATGATCGCCACGGCGCTCTACTCCGCCACCGGATGGACCGGCCCCGCGGTCCTCTTCAGCTGCTACGGCCTCCTGGGCCTCGTAGCGGCGCTGGTGACGCGCGAGACATGGGGCCCGGAAGAGCGCCGGGAGGCCGGCCGGGCCATGACCGCGGTCGCCGAACCCGCCCTCCCCACCGCTCACTGA
- a CDS encoding GntR family transcriptional regulator, with protein sequence MSTRGAKTDRICRLSTDDSGRANMIARGSKEGWTVAGQGLASLTRSTTLRERALVALRTAITTGQYRPGDHLGEVEIAEHLSVSRGTVREALRHLQQEGLVTAGARGMLRVSRLTPTEVRELFQVREALEGLAVAQIIASPRRQEAAEALREALEKLHDAFESGADLTAKVEADLGFHLLLCELSGNSILLKTWRQLEGPMRVVIMSAAGDRRDVAMSATSHSPIADAIARGDATAAQEILHRHMTSAIEQLGIEHEGTRETS encoded by the coding sequence GTGTCAACCCGTGGAGCGAAGACGGATCGAATCTGCCGACTGTCAACAGATGACAGCGGGCGGGCTAATATGATCGCCCGTGGATCGAAGGAGGGCTGGACCGTGGCCGGTCAGGGGCTCGCAAGTCTCACCCGCTCGACGACCCTCCGTGAGCGCGCGCTCGTGGCCCTACGTACCGCCATCACCACGGGCCAGTACCGCCCGGGCGACCACCTCGGAGAGGTGGAGATCGCCGAGCATCTGTCAGTGAGCCGCGGCACGGTACGAGAGGCCCTGCGCCACCTCCAGCAGGAGGGGCTCGTCACCGCGGGAGCGCGCGGCATGCTGCGCGTGTCACGGCTGACACCGACCGAGGTACGGGAACTCTTCCAGGTCCGCGAGGCCCTCGAAGGGCTCGCAGTGGCACAGATCATCGCGTCACCGCGCAGACAGGAAGCGGCCGAAGCGCTGCGCGAGGCCCTGGAAAAGCTCCACGACGCCTTCGAATCAGGGGCAGACCTGACCGCGAAGGTCGAGGCCGATCTCGGTTTTCACCTTCTGCTGTGCGAACTCTCCGGCAACTCGATCCTCCTCAAGACCTGGCGACAGCTCGAGGGTCCGATGCGGGTGGTGATCATGAGCGCAGCCGGCGACCGCCGTGACGTGGCCATGTCCGCGACATCCCACTCCCCCATCGCCGACGCGATCGCGCGCGGAGACGCGACGGCCGCCCAGGAAATCCTGCACAGGCACATGACCTCGGCCATCGAGCAGTTGGGCATCGAGCACGAAGGCACCCGCGAAACCTCGTGA
- a CDS encoding aldolase/citrate lyase family protein: MIGLWCSLADAYPAEIVAGAGFDWLLLDTEHSHADVAIVLSQLQAVAPYPCSAVVRPPVNDPTVIKRLLDVGAQSLLIPQVESAEEALAAVAATRYAPVGVRGVSALTRATRFGRVKDYAELAHTELCVLVQVESRHALEQIGQIASVDGVDGIFIGPSDLAASLGHPGDPNAPTVIAAVEEAIGRVRAAGKPAGVLTTNPTFARRCIDLGTTFTAVGVDVGLLARGADAVARSFTQQAAATAAPVAADQDLL, encoded by the coding sequence ATGATCGGCCTGTGGTGCTCGCTGGCCGACGCCTACCCGGCCGAGATCGTCGCCGGCGCCGGCTTCGACTGGCTGCTTCTCGACACCGAGCACTCGCACGCTGATGTCGCGATCGTGCTCTCACAACTCCAGGCGGTCGCCCCGTACCCCTGCTCGGCAGTGGTGCGTCCTCCGGTCAACGATCCCACCGTGATCAAGCGGCTCCTGGACGTCGGCGCGCAGTCGTTGCTGATTCCACAGGTCGAGTCGGCCGAAGAAGCGCTCGCCGCGGTCGCCGCCACCCGTTACGCCCCCGTGGGCGTCCGCGGCGTGTCGGCACTGACCAGGGCCACCCGGTTCGGTCGGGTCAAGGACTACGCCGAACTGGCGCACACCGAACTGTGCGTGCTCGTCCAGGTCGAGTCGCGGCACGCCCTCGAACAGATCGGGCAGATCGCGTCCGTCGATGGCGTGGACGGGATCTTCATCGGCCCCAGCGACCTGGCCGCCAGCCTCGGTCACCCAGGAGACCCGAACGCGCCGACGGTCATCGCGGCAGTGGAGGAGGCGATCGGGCGGGTGCGCGCGGCAGGCAAACCGGCCGGCGTGCTGACGACCAACCCGACGTTCGCGCGACGGTGCATCGACCTCGGGACCACGTTCACCGCCGTCGGCGTGGACGTAGGCCTGCTGGCACGCGGCGCCGACGCCGTCGCCCGGAGCTTCACACAACAGGCCGCGGCGACTGCTGCGCCTGTCGCCGCGGACCAGGACCTGCTATGA
- a CDS encoding fumarylacetoacetate hydrolase family protein, producing the protein MQADRERQPITQLSRTYADLEIVDAYAIQQLWAAERVAAGARLVGHKIGLTSRAMQMASQMTEPDYGFLTDDMVVNDGACLAANRYMKPRLEVELAFVLGADLHGPDLRVHDVLRATEYVVPALEVIDYRTEVPRAITDTIADNAAAAAMVVGGRVVRPMDVDVRWVAATLAKNGVIEESGVSAAVMGHPAAGIAWLGNKLAAVGEHLRAGQLLLSGSFTRPVSVEANTVIHADFGPLGSIGVSFR; encoded by the coding sequence ATGCAGGCAGACCGTGAGCGTCAACCGATCACCCAACTCAGCCGCACCTATGCCGATCTTGAGATCGTCGACGCCTACGCCATCCAGCAGCTCTGGGCGGCGGAGCGTGTGGCGGCCGGCGCCCGGCTCGTCGGGCACAAGATCGGACTGACGTCTCGCGCCATGCAGATGGCCTCGCAGATGACGGAGCCCGACTACGGCTTTCTCACCGACGACATGGTCGTCAACGACGGCGCCTGTCTCGCAGCGAACCGCTACATGAAGCCCCGACTGGAGGTCGAGCTGGCGTTCGTGCTCGGCGCCGACCTGCATGGGCCGGACCTGCGCGTCCATGACGTCCTGCGGGCGACTGAGTACGTCGTCCCCGCGCTCGAGGTCATCGACTACCGCACCGAGGTGCCCCGCGCGATCACCGACACCATCGCGGACAACGCCGCCGCCGCGGCGATGGTCGTCGGCGGTCGCGTCGTGCGCCCGATGGACGTCGATGTCCGGTGGGTGGCCGCGACGTTGGCGAAGAACGGTGTGATCGAGGAGTCCGGCGTCTCGGCCGCCGTCATGGGACACCCGGCGGCAGGCATCGCCTGGCTCGGGAACAAGCTCGCCGCGGTCGGCGAGCACCTCAGAGCCGGTCAGCTGCTGCTGTCGGGCTCGTTCACCCGACCGGTCTCGGTCGAAGCGAACACCGTCATCCACGCCGACTTCGGCCCGTTGGGTTCGATCGGGGTGTCGTTCCGGTGA
- a CDS encoding dioxygenase: protein MPTGLLILAWQCRPRASSRPSQGDADVIIQDEDQLTAAVLAETERAGDPRVKEIIQALVRHLHDFAREVRLTEKEFDTSINIVTRLGQLTTPSHNEVRLMAGSLGLSTLVALMNNGSEDKPTSANLLGPFWRQGSPTMNNGESIVRSPTDGPPLFFTGRIVDTDGTSVVGAEVDVWHASPAGLYENQDPEQAEWNLRGKFFSDEEGVFTFRSIKPSGYPIPIGGPVGDLLAALERHPFRPAHLHVLICKQGYKTIASQLYSHDDPILETDAQFGVVQSLIGTYVRHENESAPDEDVVEPWYSLEFTFVVEPGEAWLPTPPVSAKRDSKPDSA, encoded by the coding sequence GTGCCGACCGGCCTTCTGATACTTGCGTGGCAGTGTCGGCCGCGGGCCAGCAGCCGACCGTCTCAAGGGGATGCCGACGTGATCATCCAAGACGAAGACCAGCTCACCGCCGCGGTACTCGCCGAGACAGAGCGGGCCGGCGACCCGCGCGTCAAGGAGATCATCCAGGCACTGGTGCGCCACCTGCACGACTTCGCCCGCGAAGTACGGCTGACCGAGAAGGAGTTCGACACCTCCATCAACATCGTGACCAGGCTTGGCCAACTCACCACGCCCAGCCACAACGAGGTGAGGCTGATGGCGGGCTCGCTGGGCCTGTCGACGCTGGTTGCCCTGATGAACAACGGGAGCGAGGACAAGCCGACCTCGGCGAACCTGCTCGGTCCGTTCTGGCGCCAGGGCAGCCCGACGATGAACAACGGCGAGTCGATCGTCCGCTCGCCGACAGATGGACCGCCGCTGTTCTTCACCGGCCGGATCGTCGACACCGATGGAACGTCGGTCGTCGGCGCGGAAGTCGACGTCTGGCACGCATCACCGGCCGGCCTCTATGAGAACCAGGACCCCGAGCAGGCCGAGTGGAATCTCCGCGGCAAGTTCTTCAGCGATGAGGAAGGTGTGTTCACCTTCCGCAGTATCAAGCCTTCCGGTTATCCGATACCGATCGGCGGGCCGGTGGGAGATCTCCTGGCCGCGCTCGAACGCCATCCCTTCCGGCCGGCGCATCTCCATGTGCTGATCTGCAAACAGGGTTACAAGACGATCGCGTCCCAGCTCTACAGCCACGACGACCCCATCCTGGAGACCGACGCGCAGTTCGGCGTCGTACAGAGCCTCATCGGCACGTATGTGCGCCACGAGAACGAGTCGGCGCCGGATGAGGACGTAGTCGAACCCTGGTACAGCCTCGAGTTCACCTTCGTCGTCGAGCCAGGTGAGGCCTGGCTGCCGACCCCGCCCGTGTCGGCCAAGCGCGACAGCAAGCCCGACAGCGCATGA
- a CDS encoding cytochrome P450, with amino-acid sequence MPETTERATTVPVRDADPFAPDVLQEPEELHHELRAAGPVVYLSRYDVHALARYEEVHAALRDWQHFESGAGVGLANFRHEKSWRPPSVLLEADPPRHDAPRRVLREILAPPALRRLRETWQTAADELVDQVLAEGPEFDAFAQLARAFPLKVFPDAVGLGPHGRENLLPYGNMAFNAFGPVNDLVTADLHRLADLSAWVITQCARDALAEDGFGAVIWAAADRGDLTREQAPLVVRSLLTAGVDTTVHGLAACLYAFATHPEQWQRLRQRPELTRVAFDEAVRWQSPVQTFFRTATTDVKIADAVIPEGTKILMFLGAANRDPACWTDPDRFDLTRDPSGHVGFGMGIHQCVGQHVARLEAEALLTALVRRIEHIELTGPPIRHVNNTLRAWTSLPVRVRPAA; translated from the coding sequence ATGCCCGAAACCACCGAGCGGGCCACCACGGTGCCCGTCCGCGACGCAGATCCCTTCGCCCCCGACGTGCTTCAGGAGCCGGAAGAACTCCACCACGAGCTACGGGCCGCCGGGCCCGTCGTGTACCTCTCCCGGTACGACGTCCACGCCCTGGCGCGCTACGAGGAGGTGCACGCCGCCCTGCGGGACTGGCAGCACTTCGAGTCCGGCGCGGGGGTGGGGCTGGCCAACTTCCGGCACGAGAAGTCGTGGCGCCCGCCGAGCGTGCTGTTGGAGGCCGACCCGCCCCGGCACGACGCCCCTCGCCGAGTGCTGCGGGAGATCCTGGCCCCACCCGCGCTGCGCCGTCTGCGGGAGACCTGGCAAACCGCCGCCGACGAACTCGTCGACCAAGTCCTCGCCGAAGGCCCCGAGTTCGACGCCTTCGCACAGTTGGCGCGGGCGTTCCCACTGAAAGTCTTCCCCGATGCCGTGGGTCTCGGCCCCCATGGCCGGGAGAACCTCCTGCCGTACGGCAACATGGCCTTCAATGCCTTCGGCCCGGTCAACGACCTGGTCACCGCGGATCTCCACCGCCTGGCCGACCTGTCGGCCTGGGTGATCACGCAATGCGCCCGGGACGCCCTGGCCGAGGACGGGTTCGGGGCGGTGATCTGGGCCGCGGCCGACCGCGGGGACCTGACGCGAGAGCAGGCTCCGCTGGTGGTGCGCTCCTTGCTCACGGCCGGGGTCGACACCACGGTGCACGGCCTGGCGGCTTGCCTGTACGCGTTCGCCACCCACCCGGAACAGTGGCAACGGCTGCGGCAGCGGCCCGAGCTGACGCGGGTCGCCTTCGACGAGGCGGTGCGCTGGCAGTCGCCGGTGCAGACGTTCTTCCGTACCGCCACCACCGACGTCAAGATCGCCGACGCTGTCATCCCCGAGGGCACGAAGATCCTCATGTTCCTCGGCGCGGCCAACCGCGACCCCGCCTGCTGGACCGACCCGGACCGCTTTGACCTGACCCGCGACCCTTCCGGGCACGTCGGCTTCGGCATGGGCATCCACCAATGCGTCGGCCAACACGTGGCCCGCCTGGAGGCCGAGGCCCTGCTGACCGCCCTGGTCCGCCGCATCGAGCACATCGAACTCACCGGTCCACCGATCCGACACGTCAACAACACCCTGCGTGCCTGGACATCCCTGCCGGTACGTGTCCGTCCCGCCGCCTGA
- a CDS encoding PDR/VanB family oxidoreductase, giving the protein MVVTLEVSAKETVAEGVVTLTLTHPAGARLPDWTPGSHIELVLPEGTIRHYSLCGNRWDAYTYRIAVLREPLGRGGSSYVHDALRVGDRVGVGGPRNHFPLVPSEKYLFIAGGIGITPLLPKVRQAELLGADWQLLYGGRTRASMAFAEELAAAHGERVRIAPQDECGLLDLVSWLGTPRPDTKVYCCGPAPLLAAVEAACAHWPPYTLRTERFTAADRSAPVRDTPFEVELRRTGRTVTVTPEVSVLDAVRRVGAEVLSSCEQGTCGTCLTPVLQGRPDHRDSILADHERAANTCMFLCVSRSCDDRLVLDL; this is encoded by the coding sequence GTGGTCGTGACTCTGGAGGTCTCCGCAAAGGAGACCGTGGCCGAGGGCGTGGTCACGCTGACCCTCACCCATCCGGCGGGCGCCCGGCTGCCGGACTGGACTCCCGGCTCCCACATCGAACTGGTCCTGCCCGAGGGGACGATCCGGCACTACTCGCTGTGCGGGAACCGGTGGGACGCGTACACCTATCGGATCGCCGTCCTGCGCGAGCCGCTCGGCCGTGGAGGTTCCTCGTACGTGCATGACGCACTGCGCGTGGGCGACCGGGTCGGTGTCGGCGGGCCGCGCAACCACTTCCCGCTGGTGCCGTCGGAGAAGTACCTGTTCATCGCGGGCGGCATCGGCATCACCCCGCTGCTGCCGAAGGTCCGGCAGGCCGAACTGCTCGGTGCCGACTGGCAGTTGCTGTACGGCGGACGGACCCGGGCGTCCATGGCCTTCGCCGAGGAGCTGGCAGCCGCCCACGGCGAGCGGGTGCGCATCGCCCCGCAGGACGAGTGCGGACTGCTCGACCTCGTCTCCTGGCTCGGCACTCCGCGCCCCGACACCAAGGTCTACTGCTGCGGTCCCGCCCCGCTCCTCGCCGCCGTGGAGGCCGCCTGCGCCCACTGGCCGCCGTACACGCTGCGCACCGAACGGTTCACCGCCGCCGACCGGTCGGCACCGGTGCGCGACACCCCCTTCGAGGTGGAGCTGCGCCGGACGGGACGCACCGTCACCGTCACCCCGGAGGTCTCGGTCCTGGACGCGGTGCGCCGGGTGGGGGCGGAGGTGCTCTCCTCCTGCGAGCAGGGCACCTGCGGCACCTGCCTCACCCCGGTCCTCCAGGGCCGGCCCGACCACCGCGACTCGATCCTCGCCGACCACGAACGCGCCGCGAACACCTGCATGTTCCTTTGCGTGTCCCGTTCCTGCGACGACCGCCTGGTCCTCGACCTCTGA